DNA from Vibrio gazogenes:
GCGTCGTGCGTTGAGTGATGTGTTTGCTACTCGCTATCCAGCGTTTTGATAAGTTTAGCCGGTATGCCACCCACTAAGGTGTCCGGTGCCACATCTTTGGTCACCACTGCGCCTGCTGCGACAACCGAGCGTGCACCGATGGTGACACCTTGGCAAATCACGGCATTTCCCCCGATCCAGACATCATCTTCGACGACGATTGGTAAACACTGAAATTCCCAATTCTTGCGTTTTCGATAATCCAATGAATGGGCCGGTGTATAAAATTGGACACTTGGGCCAATTAGAACATCATTGCCGATAGTGATCGGTGCATTATCTAGCATGGTGACACCCATGTTGATGTAGGTATTGTTACCGATAGAAATGCTTTTTCCATATTCACAGAGGAATGGCGGACATACGACCGTATTGTTTCCCACATGCTTGAATAATTGGACAACGTAAGGTTTGGCCGCTTCAAATTGACGTGAATTGATTTCTTTCAGTAACTCAAATGCTGCATTTCTCAACTCAGCAAACTCGGAACTGGTTGCGTCAAATTCCAAACCTAAGCCCATTTTCTCAAATTCACTCATATTCTCATTACCATTTTAGTATGTGTGTCTTACTTACATGACTTTAAAATATCAGTGATTGCACAACAACGATGTGTATGCGCTCTCACTTTCATTGGCCTCAGCAAACATCGTCAGAAACGTGGTCAAATAAGCATGCCATTCAAATGTGACTTACTCATGCCAACTCACGTCTGACGAGGGTATCCGGTGATTTGGGTGAAGATATTTTTCCATTGAGAAATTGATGAGGGACTCGCCGTTGCGTTGTACTTCATTCTTCTTGACCACAGCAAAGCCACGACGGTCGAAGAAAGGTTTAGCGATAAGCGATGCCTCAACGTATAAGCGTTCGATACCGGCTTCTGTCGCTTTTGCAAGCAAGTGTTCATAAAGTGAAGTGGCAACCCCGATTCCCTGAAAATCTGGATGTGTATAGGTGCAATCAATATGGCCATCACTATCAAGCTCGATAAAACCGGCAACTCGGTTGTCGATGATTGCCACGAATGGCTGCTTGTGACTGAGCCGCTCAGCCCACAACTGATAGTTAATCGGTGTTGGAGCCCAAGCTTCCTTTTGTTCGGGTGTATACACCGAAGGGTCAATGGCATGTACCGACTGATAAAACAAGTCAGCAATCTCTCGGGCCCATTCTGGTGAGTAGGTTTGTATTTTTATCGTTTCTTTCATTAATCAATTCAATTTGTTATGGAGAATAATGATTGTAAAAAATAGTAGACTTGCTCACAAAAATATTTTGTATCCAAGAGTGAATAGTCCGTTGCATTGAATTATTTTTTATGCACTCCTACACTACACAAAAGGTTTAACTAAGATGCAGTACCAATGTCAAGATATGATGTCGATATTGAAGAAACGCAATATCAGCCGGGGTCTGGAAACTCAGTTCTTTTAAACAAGCTGGGAATTGTAGATGCTGAGGAGATGAATGAGGTTGAGACCTATCTTCTCGTTAAACTATACGAAAAACTATTCTCAAAAACAGTGATTGATGATGAATTCAGTTTCCAAACTATCATGAATTGGCATCGACAATGGCTTGGTAATGTGTACTCTTGGGCTGGAAAAATCAGAAATGTTAGAATGTGGAAGGATGACTTCGAGTTTACGGTACCACGCCAAATTAGCCCAATGATTGATGATTTTGAGTCAAAATATCTATCGCAAATACAATATGTTGATAAAATGACGACAGAAGAACTCATTGCATTTATTGCGGAAAGTCACGTCGAATTTATCCTGATTCACCCCTTCAGAGAAGGTAATGGTAGAATTAGCCGATTGCTTATCGATTATATGAGTCAAGAAGCGGGATATGGACTCCTTGACTACAGCTTATGGGATCAAAATAAAGACTTCTATATCGCTTCTATACAGGCAGGATTGAGTGGCGATTACCAATATACAGCAAGGTTAGTCAAAGGAGTTTTAGCTAGCGAGTGTTAAATGTGCGTGCTTTTTCTTATTAGATTTAAGCTTTCGCTCAATGGTTTTTATGGAGTCGCCAGTTTCAATCGCAGTCGAACTCGCAACAGAACGATAGATCATCTTTTGAGTGACTTTTCTTTTCTCAGCTTTCATGCTTTTCCATTTTACATTTATTTATCGACACCGTTAAACACTATATCAGGGCTATAAAATGATCAATGTATAAAGCCTAAATTATATCGTAAATGACGGGGTTTGCCCTTTTGGCCAAAATGAGTCACATTGAATTGAAAACCGACGCGAGTCATCACTTCAAACGATGACTAACCCCACTTGAACAATCGATTATGTCCGCAGCCATTTGTACATGATGTAGCTATCAACAAATCCTAATTGAGCGTGCTGATAGGCTTTCGGAATGGTTCCTATGATCGTAAAACCGAGCTTCTGCCATAGCCTGACCGCGATTTCATTGGTTGACACGACACTGTTGAACTGCATGGCGTTAAAGCCAAATTCAAGCGCTTTCTGTTGTGAATGTTCACACATTTGACGCGCGATCCCCTTACCTCTGGCTGCACTTGAGACCATATAACCGCAGTTACAAATGTGACGACTCGGCCCTAATGCATTGGGCTTGATGTAATAAGTCCCCAGCACAACATCGTTTTCAATGTAAGCATAGGCTTGCAGTGGGGTTTCACACCAGAGCACGAATGCTTCTGCTAACGTCATATTCGGATCGAATGCGTAAGTTTCCTGCGCCTGAATTACCGAAGAAAATGTTGGCCAAAACGACTCAAACTCCGATTTTGTGATTTCTCTGATCATGACCATAACTCCTAACATATAACGAGCGATATAGACGACTTTATTTGCAGTTCTGCCGTATGAATTTGTGATCGGTCTATTTGGAACTAGATTGATATCCTACTGATTTATTTGGGATAAAGCATGCATTTTTTGATGGGCTACGGGTTGGTTGAGACAGCACGAGAAAGGGAGCGGGGTAAAGCGCAATTTACCCCGACTCATATGCTGCTTACTTACGCATTGCGTTGAGTTTGGCTTGGGCAATCCCAAAGATCGAATTGATCGGATAACTACCGTCTTCAGTTGCAGTGCCGGCGGGTTTGCCAGTGAAGATTTCGATCGCTTCGGTGACATGGTCTATCGCCCAGATATGGAACTCCTGCTTCTCAATGGCATTGACAATATCATTG
Protein-coding regions in this window:
- a CDS encoding sugar O-acetyltransferase codes for the protein MSEFEKMGLGLEFDATSSEFAELRNAAFELLKEINSRQFEAAKPYVVQLFKHVGNNTVVCPPFLCEYGKSISIGNNTYINMGVTMLDNAPITIGNDVLIGPSVQFYTPAHSLDYRKRKNWEFQCLPIVVEDDVWIGGNAVICQGVTIGARSVVAAGAVVTKDVAPDTLVGGIPAKLIKTLDSE
- a CDS encoding GNAT family N-acetyltransferase, with the protein product MKETIKIQTYSPEWAREIADLFYQSVHAIDPSVYTPEQKEAWAPTPINYQLWAERLSHKQPFVAIIDNRVAGFIELDSDGHIDCTYTHPDFQGIGVATSLYEHLLAKATEAGIERLYVEASLIAKPFFDRRGFAVVKKNEVQRNGESLINFSMEKYLHPNHRIPSSDVSWHE
- a CDS encoding Fic/DOC family protein, which produces MSRYDVDIEETQYQPGSGNSVLLNKLGIVDAEEMNEVETYLLVKLYEKLFSKTVIDDEFSFQTIMNWHRQWLGNVYSWAGKIRNVRMWKDDFEFTVPRQISPMIDDFESKYLSQIQYVDKMTTEELIAFIAESHVEFILIHPFREGNGRISRLLIDYMSQEAGYGLLDYSLWDQNKDFYIASIQAGLSGDYQYTARLVKGVLASEC
- a CDS encoding GNAT family N-acetyltransferase, with translation MIREITKSEFESFWPTFSSVIQAQETYAFDPNMTLAEAFVLWCETPLQAYAYIENDVVLGTYYIKPNALGPSRHICNCGYMVSSAARGKGIARQMCEHSQQKALEFGFNAMQFNSVVSTNEIAVRLWQKLGFTIIGTIPKAYQHAQLGFVDSYIMYKWLRT